One part of the Eubalaena glacialis isolate mEubGla1 chromosome 19, mEubGla1.1.hap2.+ XY, whole genome shotgun sequence genome encodes these proteins:
- the SHBG gene encoding sex hormone-binding globulin isoform X2 encodes MTFNLTKIIKTSSSFEFRTWDPEGVIFYGDTNPEDDWFVLGLRDGRPEIQLHNHWAQLTVGAGPRLDDGRWHQMEVKIHGDSVMLGVDAEEVLHLRQVSGPLANKPQPIMRIALGGLLFPASKLRLPLVPALDGCLRRDDWLDQQARTSASVPTSLRSCAVQSQPGIFFPPGTGAEFSFQDIPRPHGEPWAFSLDLGLQLAAGSGHLLALGTPENPSWLSLQLQDQEVVLSSVSGPGLDLPLVLGITLQLKLTVSRVVLSQGTKKEILALPPMGPGSLLNLWAQTQGRLFLGALPGEASSASFCLDGLWAQGQRLDMDRALSRSQDIWTHSCPQSPGNGTDTTH; translated from the exons ATGACCTTTAACCTCACCAAGATCATAAA AACCTCCTCCTCCTTTGAGTTTCGGACCTGGGATCCAGAGGGAGTGATTTTTTATGGTGATACCAACCCAGAGGATGACTGGTTTGTGCTGGGACTTCGGGATGGCAGACCTGAGATCCAGCTTCATAATCACTGGGCCCAACTTACAGTGGGCGCTGGACCCCGGCTGGACGATGGGAGGTGGCACCAG ATGGAAGTGAAGATCCATGGGGATTCTGTGATGCTGGGGGTGGATGCGGAGGAGGTGCTGCACCTGAGGCAGGTCTCTGGGCCACTGGCGAACAAACCCCAGCCCATCATGAGGATTGCTCTGGGGGGGCTGCTCTTCCCTGCCTCCAAACTCCGGTTGCCG CTGGTCCCTGCCCTGGACGGCTGCCTGCGCCGGGATGACTGGCTGGACCAGCAGGCCCGGACCTCAGCATCTGTCCCCACTAGTCTCAGAAGCTGTGCTGTACAGTCTCAACCTGGGATATTCTTCCCGCCAGGGACTGGTGCAGAATTCAGTTTCCAAG ACATTCCCCGGCCTCATGGAGAGCCCTGGGCTTTCTCCTTGGACCTGGGACTCCAGCTAGCAGCAGGCTCAGGCCACCTCCTTGCCCTTGGGACCCCAGAAAACCCTTCTTGGCTCAGCCTCCAACTCCAAGATCAA GAAGTGGTGCTGTCTTCTGTGTCAGGGCCAGGGCTGGATCTGCCCCTCGTCTTGGGGATCACTCTTCAGCTGAAGCTGACTGTGTCCAGGGTGGTTTTGAGCCAGGGGACAAAGAAGGAGATCCTTGCTCTGCCTCCAATGGGCCCTGGCTCCCTCCTCAACCTCTGGGCCCAGACGCAGGGGCGTCTCTTCCTGGGGGCTTTGCCAG GAGAGGCCTCTTCTGCATCCTTTTGCTTGGATGGCCTTTGGGCACAAGGCCAGAGGCTGGACATGGACCGGGCCCTGAGCAGAAGCCAGGACATCTGGACTCACAGCTGCCCCCAGAGCCCAGGCAATGGCACTGACACTACCCATTAA
- the SAT2 gene encoding thialysine N-epsilon-acetyltransferase isoform X2, producing the protein MASVLIREAKEGDCGNILRLIRELAEYEKLSDQVKISEEALREDGFGENPFYHCLVAEILPVPGEPQGPCVVGYGLYYFIYSTWKGRNIYLEDIYVKPEYRGQGIGSEIIKKVAEVALDKGCSQFRLAVLDWNKGAMDLYKALGAQDLTEAEASSSPPAQAVLRDCLH; encoded by the exons ATGGCTTCCGTGCTGATCCGAGAAGCCAAGGAGGGAGACTGTGGAAATATCCTGAGGCTGATTCGG GAACTCGCTGAGTACGAGAAACTCTCAGACCAGGTGAAGATCAGTGAAGAAG CCCTGAGAGAAGATGGCTTTGGAGAGAATCCTTTCTATCACTGTTTGGTAGCAGAGATTCTTCCTGTCCCCGGGGAGCCACAGG ggCCCTGTGTGGTGGGCTATGGGCTATACTACTTCATCTACAGCACATGGAAGGGACGAAACATTTATCTGGAAGACATCTACGTGAAGCCAGAGTATCGGG GTCAGGGAATTGGCTCCGAAATAATCAAAAAAGTGGCTGAG GTGGCCCTGGATAAGGGCTGCTCCCAGTTCCGCCTGGCAGTCCTAGACTGGAACAAGGGGGCTATGGACTTGTATAAGGCCCTAGGAGCCCAAGATCTGACGGAAGCTGAAG CTTCTTCATCCCCACCAGCTCAAGCAGTCCTCAGAGACTGTCTCCACTGA
- the SAT2 gene encoding thialysine N-epsilon-acetyltransferase isoform X1, with translation MASVLIREAKEGDCGNILRLIRELAEYEKLSDQVKISEEALREDGFGENPFYHCLVAEILPVPGEPQGPCVVGYGLYYFIYSTWKGRNIYLEDIYVKPEYRGQGIGSEIIKKVAEVALDKGCSQFRLAVLDWNKGAMDLYKALGAQDLTEAEGWHCFRFEGEAMRELAGK, from the exons ATGGCTTCCGTGCTGATCCGAGAAGCCAAGGAGGGAGACTGTGGAAATATCCTGAGGCTGATTCGG GAACTCGCTGAGTACGAGAAACTCTCAGACCAGGTGAAGATCAGTGAAGAAG CCCTGAGAGAAGATGGCTTTGGAGAGAATCCTTTCTATCACTGTTTGGTAGCAGAGATTCTTCCTGTCCCCGGGGAGCCACAGG ggCCCTGTGTGGTGGGCTATGGGCTATACTACTTCATCTACAGCACATGGAAGGGACGAAACATTTATCTGGAAGACATCTACGTGAAGCCAGAGTATCGGG GTCAGGGAATTGGCTCCGAAATAATCAAAAAAGTGGCTGAG GTGGCCCTGGATAAGGGCTGCTCCCAGTTCCGCCTGGCAGTCCTAGACTGGAACAAGGGGGCTATGGACTTGTATAAGGCCCTAGGAGCCCAAGATCTGACGGAAGCTGAAGGTTGGCACTGCTTTCGCTTTGAAGGAGAGGCGATGAGGGAGTTGGCAGGAAAGTGA
- the SHBG gene encoding sex hormone-binding globulin isoform X1: MESGGPPATWHGLPLLLLLLLPPSHEGRTVRHTLPRQRTQDRPALHLSNGPGQEPVTIMTFNLTKIIKTSSSFEFRTWDPEGVIFYGDTNPEDDWFVLGLRDGRPEIQLHNHWAQLTVGAGPRLDDGRWHQMEVKIHGDSVMLGVDAEEVLHLRQVSGPLANKPQPIMRIALGGLLFPASKLRLPLVPALDGCLRRDDWLDQQARTSASVPTSLRSCAVQSQPGIFFPPGTGAEFSFQDIPRPHGEPWAFSLDLGLQLAAGSGHLLALGTPENPSWLSLQLQDQEVVLSSVSGPGLDLPLVLGITLQLKLTVSRVVLSQGTKKEILALPPMGPGSLLNLWAQTQGRLFLGALPGEASSASFCLDGLWAQGQRLDMDRALSRSQDIWTHSCPQSPGNGTDTTH, from the exons ATGGAGAGCGGAGGTCCACCGGCCACATGGCATgggctgccgctgctgctgctactactgctgCCTCCCAGCCACGAAGGACGGACCGTGAGACATACTCTCCCCAGACAG AGGACTCAGGACCGGCCTGCTCTGCACCTCAGCAATGGCCCTGGACAAGAACCTGTAACCATCATGACCTTTAACCTCACCAAGATCATAAA AACCTCCTCCTCCTTTGAGTTTCGGACCTGGGATCCAGAGGGAGTGATTTTTTATGGTGATACCAACCCAGAGGATGACTGGTTTGTGCTGGGACTTCGGGATGGCAGACCTGAGATCCAGCTTCATAATCACTGGGCCCAACTTACAGTGGGCGCTGGACCCCGGCTGGACGATGGGAGGTGGCACCAG ATGGAAGTGAAGATCCATGGGGATTCTGTGATGCTGGGGGTGGATGCGGAGGAGGTGCTGCACCTGAGGCAGGTCTCTGGGCCACTGGCGAACAAACCCCAGCCCATCATGAGGATTGCTCTGGGGGGGCTGCTCTTCCCTGCCTCCAAACTCCGGTTGCCG CTGGTCCCTGCCCTGGACGGCTGCCTGCGCCGGGATGACTGGCTGGACCAGCAGGCCCGGACCTCAGCATCTGTCCCCACTAGTCTCAGAAGCTGTGCTGTACAGTCTCAACCTGGGATATTCTTCCCGCCAGGGACTGGTGCAGAATTCAGTTTCCAAG ACATTCCCCGGCCTCATGGAGAGCCCTGGGCTTTCTCCTTGGACCTGGGACTCCAGCTAGCAGCAGGCTCAGGCCACCTCCTTGCCCTTGGGACCCCAGAAAACCCTTCTTGGCTCAGCCTCCAACTCCAAGATCAA GAAGTGGTGCTGTCTTCTGTGTCAGGGCCAGGGCTGGATCTGCCCCTCGTCTTGGGGATCACTCTTCAGCTGAAGCTGACTGTGTCCAGGGTGGTTTTGAGCCAGGGGACAAAGAAGGAGATCCTTGCTCTGCCTCCAATGGGCCCTGGCTCCCTCCTCAACCTCTGGGCCCAGACGCAGGGGCGTCTCTTCCTGGGGGCTTTGCCAG GAGAGGCCTCTTCTGCATCCTTTTGCTTGGATGGCCTTTGGGCACAAGGCCAGAGGCTGGACATGGACCGGGCCCTGAGCAGAAGCCAGGACATCTGGACTCACAGCTGCCCCCAGAGCCCAGGCAATGGCACTGACACTACCCATTAA
- the SHBG gene encoding sex hormone-binding globulin isoform X3, whose protein sequence is MVIPTQRMTGLCWDFGMADLRSSFIITGPNLQWVLHLRQVSGPLANKPQPIMRIALGGLLFPASKLRLPLVPALDGCLRRDDWLDQQARTSASVPTSLRSCAVQSQPGIFFPPGTGAEFSFQDIPRPHGEPWAFSLDLGLQLAAGSGHLLALGTPENPSWLSLQLQDQEVVLSSVSGPGLDLPLVLGITLQLKLTVSRVVLSQGTKKEILALPPMGPGSLLNLWAQTQGRLFLGALPGEASSASFCLDGLWAQGQRLDMDRALSRSQDIWTHSCPQSPGNGTDTTH, encoded by the exons ATGGTGATACCAACCCAGAGGATGACTGGTTTGTGCTGGGACTTCGGGATGGCAGACCTGAGATCCAGCTTCATAATCACTGGGCCCAACTTACAGTGG GTGCTGCACCTGAGGCAGGTCTCTGGGCCACTGGCGAACAAACCCCAGCCCATCATGAGGATTGCTCTGGGGGGGCTGCTCTTCCCTGCCTCCAAACTCCGGTTGCCG CTGGTCCCTGCCCTGGACGGCTGCCTGCGCCGGGATGACTGGCTGGACCAGCAGGCCCGGACCTCAGCATCTGTCCCCACTAGTCTCAGAAGCTGTGCTGTACAGTCTCAACCTGGGATATTCTTCCCGCCAGGGACTGGTGCAGAATTCAGTTTCCAAG ACATTCCCCGGCCTCATGGAGAGCCCTGGGCTTTCTCCTTGGACCTGGGACTCCAGCTAGCAGCAGGCTCAGGCCACCTCCTTGCCCTTGGGACCCCAGAAAACCCTTCTTGGCTCAGCCTCCAACTCCAAGATCAA GAAGTGGTGCTGTCTTCTGTGTCAGGGCCAGGGCTGGATCTGCCCCTCGTCTTGGGGATCACTCTTCAGCTGAAGCTGACTGTGTCCAGGGTGGTTTTGAGCCAGGGGACAAAGAAGGAGATCCTTGCTCTGCCTCCAATGGGCCCTGGCTCCCTCCTCAACCTCTGGGCCCAGACGCAGGGGCGTCTCTTCCTGGGGGCTTTGCCAG GAGAGGCCTCTTCTGCATCCTTTTGCTTGGATGGCCTTTGGGCACAAGGCCAGAGGCTGGACATGGACCGGGCCCTGAGCAGAAGCCAGGACATCTGGACTCACAGCTGCCCCCAGAGCCCAGGCAATGGCACTGACACTACCCATTAA